Proteins encoded together in one Variovorax paradoxus EPS window:
- a CDS encoding YjbH domain-containing protein, whose protein sequence is MNPWVRGIGKRHWPRRAAIACALAASFGVSAQPLSTATKTEATNDADVRPGERLSTWLLRQPADAASPGLAWRVPQERLAQQFLKNTLLVRIESINRRSPRSEQADRLSLISWLQALPVTGRVALGIVDPRWLQAHPEEDPVLAAGQQLVAAPPNLKTIAVVRPSGELCHVTHEAGRTAWDYVAACEPRGPSDWAWVAQPDGRTARVGVAPWNSEPSDEPAPGAWIWAAPREMPDLVAASEGIIKFLATQGPSPQGDVSSAGISAQPGAQQPSAPAPTITPSTTVSVRPEAAPQYNAIRTSSNDWGETGLLQTPTARMGQAGDFRTSITHVSPYTRLNVMFQPLDWMEGGFRYTSISNRAYAASTTGQSNKDKSIDLKLRLMRESAYVPELALGFRDIGGTGLFSAEYLVANKRYGDFDFSLGIGWGYLGNSGNIRNPLTLLSSRFDTRRVSSAQGGETNFGAFFRGPAALFGGVEWRTPWEPLTVKLEYEGNNYKNEPQANNQPQRTPFNIGFEYRYSPGVAFSAGLERGNKLMVGVTLSTNVATLRAPKPADPPQPRFTPQAPQNPPGWASTAAEIEARTEWTVQRIAPQGSGVHVWITESNTVYRQARVEQIIAVLHRDSPASIKSFILHYNERGLAMHAQVVDRGEWVAEHYQAQSPAEARAASQRDYAPHQDASEDRLFLPPEKIATAATTDNAATASAQQQYTAALAPWERRTEKFTYGVTPYFSQIIGGPDAFMLYQIGVQATAEYRFTPSTWVNGALNWRLLDNFDKFTYTAPSNLPRVRTFQREYVTTSRVTMPVFQLTHVGRLSEDQYYSVYGGALESMFAGVGAEWLYRPWRSKFALGIDINHVRQRDFQQDFGLRDYKVNTGHATLYWDTGWNGVMTRISAGQYLAGDRGVTLDISRRFDNGVMVGVYATKTNVSAAQFGEGSFDKGIYISVPFDAFLPKSSKYSAGFAWSPLTRDGGAKLGRINPLYDMTSVRDPKAFSFAAPENKQPKAGDNILNFENAR, encoded by the coding sequence ATGAATCCCTGGGTTCGCGGTATTGGCAAACGGCATTGGCCTCGTCGAGCGGCCATCGCGTGCGCGTTGGCGGCAAGTTTCGGCGTCTCGGCGCAACCACTCAGCACGGCCACGAAGACCGAGGCGACGAATGACGCCGACGTGCGCCCCGGCGAGCGCCTGAGCACCTGGCTGTTGCGCCAGCCCGCCGATGCCGCCTCTCCCGGCCTTGCATGGCGCGTGCCGCAGGAACGACTGGCGCAGCAGTTTCTCAAGAACACCCTGCTGGTTCGCATCGAGTCGATCAACCGGCGCTCACCCCGTTCGGAACAAGCCGATCGCCTGAGCCTGATTTCCTGGCTACAGGCCTTGCCGGTCACAGGCCGGGTGGCACTCGGCATCGTGGACCCACGCTGGCTGCAGGCGCATCCTGAAGAAGACCCGGTGCTGGCGGCCGGCCAGCAGCTGGTTGCCGCGCCGCCGAACCTGAAGACCATCGCGGTGGTCCGCCCCAGCGGGGAGCTTTGCCATGTGACGCATGAAGCCGGCCGAACCGCCTGGGACTACGTGGCAGCCTGCGAGCCCCGAGGCCCCTCCGACTGGGCCTGGGTCGCGCAGCCGGATGGCCGCACCGCCCGCGTAGGCGTGGCCCCCTGGAACAGCGAGCCTTCGGACGAACCTGCGCCAGGCGCGTGGATCTGGGCGGCTCCCCGCGAGATGCCCGACCTGGTCGCCGCTTCCGAGGGGATCATCAAGTTTCTCGCCACGCAAGGCCCCTCGCCTCAAGGCGACGTTTCATCGGCGGGTATTTCCGCGCAACCGGGAGCGCAGCAACCTTCGGCTCCCGCGCCGACGATCACGCCGTCGACCACCGTCTCCGTGCGCCCCGAAGCGGCGCCGCAGTACAACGCCATTCGCACCAGCAGCAACGATTGGGGCGAGACCGGCCTGCTCCAGACGCCCACCGCACGCATGGGCCAGGCTGGCGACTTTCGGACATCGATCACCCATGTTTCGCCGTACACCCGGCTGAACGTGATGTTCCAGCCGCTGGACTGGATGGAAGGCGGCTTTCGGTACACGTCGATCAGCAACCGTGCCTACGCCGCGAGCACCACCGGTCAAAGCAACAAGGACAAGAGCATCGACCTGAAGTTGAGGCTCATGCGCGAATCCGCCTATGTGCCCGAACTCGCGCTCGGTTTTCGAGACATCGGCGGCACCGGGTTGTTCTCCGCCGAATACCTGGTTGCGAACAAGCGATATGGCGATTTCGACTTCAGCCTCGGCATCGGCTGGGGTTATCTCGGCAACAGCGGCAACATTCGTAACCCGCTGACGCTCCTGAGCAGCCGCTTCGACACGCGCAGGGTGAGTTCAGCGCAAGGCGGCGAAACCAATTTCGGCGCCTTCTTCCGCGGCCCCGCGGCCCTGTTCGGCGGCGTGGAATGGCGCACCCCCTGGGAGCCGCTGACCGTCAAGCTCGAATACGAAGGCAACAACTACAAGAACGAGCCTCAGGCCAACAATCAGCCGCAGCGCACGCCCTTCAACATCGGCTTCGAGTACCGCTATTCTCCTGGCGTTGCTTTCTCCGCCGGCCTGGAGCGCGGCAACAAGCTGATGGTCGGCGTGACGCTGTCCACCAACGTCGCAACGCTGCGGGCACCCAAGCCGGCCGATCCGCCCCAGCCCCGCTTCACGCCCCAGGCGCCGCAGAACCCGCCGGGCTGGGCGTCGACAGCGGCCGAGATCGAAGCCCGCACCGAATGGACGGTCCAGCGCATCGCACCGCAAGGCAGCGGCGTGCACGTGTGGATCACCGAGAGCAACACCGTCTACCGTCAGGCGCGGGTCGAACAGATCATTGCCGTGCTGCATCGCGATTCGCCCGCGTCGATCAAGAGCTTCATCCTGCACTACAACGAACGCGGCCTCGCGATGCACGCGCAGGTCGTCGATCGGGGCGAATGGGTTGCCGAGCACTACCAGGCGCAGTCGCCCGCCGAAGCACGCGCAGCCAGCCAGCGCGACTACGCGCCGCACCAGGACGCGAGCGAAGACCGGCTGTTCCTGCCACCGGAAAAGATCGCCACCGCCGCCACCACCGATAACGCAGCAACCGCGTCCGCGCAGCAGCAGTACACCGCGGCATTGGCGCCATGGGAACGCCGCACCGAGAAGTTCACCTATGGCGTGACGCCGTACTTCTCGCAGATCATTGGCGGCCCCGATGCCTTCATGCTCTACCAGATCGGTGTTCAGGCCACGGCGGAATACCGCTTCACGCCGAGCACATGGGTGAACGGTGCGCTGAACTGGCGCCTGCTGGATAACTTCGACAAGTTCACCTACACCGCGCCCAGCAATCTTCCACGCGTGCGCACCTTCCAACGCGAATACGTCACCACCTCGCGGGTGACGATGCCGGTGTTCCAACTGACCCATGTGGGCCGGCTGAGCGAAGACCAGTACTACAGCGTTTACGGCGGCGCCCTCGAATCGATGTTCGCCGGCGTGGGTGCCGAATGGCTGTATCGCCCATGGCGCAGCAAGTTCGCCCTGGGCATCGACATCAACCATGTGCGCCAGCGCGACTTCCAGCAAGACTTCGGTCTGCGCGACTACAAGGTCAACACCGGCCATGCCACGCTGTACTGGGACACGGGCTGGAACGGCGTGATGACGAGGATCAGCGCCGGCCAATACCTGGCCGGAGATCGCGGGGTCACGCTCGACATCAGCCGCCGCTTCGACAATGGCGTGATGGTTGGCGTCTACGCGACCAAGACCAATGTGTCGGCGGCGCAATTCGGCGAAGGCAGCTTCGACAAGGGCATCTATATCTCCGTGCCGTTCGATGCATTCCTGCCGAAGTCCAGCAAGTACTCCGCGGGCTTTGCGTGGTCGCCGTTGACGCGCGATGGCGGTGCGAAGCTGGGGCGGATCAACCCGCTCTACGACATGACGTCGGTCCGCGACCCGAAGGCTTTCAGCTTCGCGGCGCCGGAGAACAAACAGCCGAAGGCTGGCGACAACATTCTCAATTTCGAGAAT